A DNA window from Comamonas sp. 26 contains the following coding sequences:
- a CDS encoding EAL domain-containing protein: MHFGPLLTSMLDGLQESVWLLDAQTLKVVHANAASVPLTGYTPQQAQDQYVDVLCASLVQKAFWQDSTNWAGGAKFLSEICRADGSLIAVEMGVRSVDQTSHLLMLTMLDRSEQLQHESKLDMLLAELRATLESAADGMLVCDLRGGIRAFNHRFADLWQLPESLLVQRDDTAIFEHMQAQTVSSESQFTLLQETSDLSAPETSEVLMLYGGRVLERRSVPQLSRGVAIGRIYSYRDITVESCSATELRLAARVFESSMDGIFIADSHGAIVQVNPAGVDLLHNKPVLGLAAWTLFEADSGPVADLLELATARWDVGSFWEGNLWLKQSDGQRCAVWLSWVALRDGYGRLVQSIGFMRDMTMQRSAQQQIEQLAYNDALTGLPNRLSLSRHVQTAITAARFTQQPFSILFLDLDRFKIINDSLGHDFGDRVLQQVAQKLSGLLRPADVLCRQGGDEFVLYLHDCTGEGASAVAGRILEEMRQPFMLDGLGFTVQCSIGAAQFPADGLTLDELIRQADIAMYRVKERGRGNFSFYQPQMSAGLLSRMRLEHAMRQALDKGHMAVHFQPQVHIRSGRIVAAEALLRWTDPELGVISPGAFIPLAEESGYVVALDAWVLEQSVREAAHWLAMGSPVRVSVNVSALEFRQPDFVDRLTQVLESSALPAQWLELELTESILLQDAHEMALRVHQIAQLGVGLVIDDFGTGYSSLAYLKKLPISKIKIDQSFVRGLPHDAGDKAIVGAIISMGRALGVELVAEGVETQAQCEAIAQLQGDYFQGYLCSPAVPAEQFRLRLTLGVAEESPDAVSFLPDNDGCSLQTPGLQ, translated from the coding sequence ATGCATTTCGGTCCTCTGCTTACATCCATGCTGGATGGTCTGCAGGAGTCCGTCTGGTTGCTGGATGCACAAACACTCAAGGTTGTGCATGCCAACGCCGCAAGCGTTCCGCTCACTGGCTATACGCCTCAGCAGGCACAGGATCAGTATGTCGATGTGCTGTGTGCATCGCTGGTGCAAAAAGCGTTCTGGCAAGATTCGACGAACTGGGCGGGTGGTGCGAAATTTCTCTCCGAAATTTGCCGTGCTGATGGCTCTTTGATTGCCGTGGAAATGGGCGTGCGCAGCGTTGATCAGACATCGCATTTGCTGATGCTCACGATGCTGGATCGAAGCGAGCAGCTGCAGCACGAAAGTAAGCTCGACATGCTGCTGGCAGAGCTGCGAGCGACGCTGGAGTCTGCGGCCGATGGCATGCTGGTGTGTGATTTGCGGGGCGGAATTCGCGCCTTCAATCACCGCTTTGCGGATTTGTGGCAATTGCCTGAATCGCTGCTTGTGCAAAGAGATGACACTGCCATCTTCGAGCATATGCAGGCCCAGACAGTGAGCAGCGAGAGTCAGTTCACCTTGCTGCAAGAGACCTCAGACTTGTCAGCGCCTGAGACCTCTGAGGTGCTCATGCTTTACGGCGGGCGGGTGCTTGAGCGCCGCTCTGTGCCTCAGCTCAGCCGCGGTGTCGCCATCGGCCGCATCTACTCCTATCGAGATATTACGGTGGAGTCTTGTTCCGCCACAGAGTTGCGGCTGGCTGCGCGGGTGTTTGAGTCCAGTATGGATGGCATTTTTATTGCCGACTCTCATGGCGCCATTGTTCAGGTCAACCCTGCAGGGGTGGATTTGCTGCATAACAAGCCGGTTCTAGGTCTTGCTGCCTGGACCTTGTTTGAGGCCGACAGTGGTCCGGTTGCTGACCTGCTTGAGCTGGCGACAGCACGCTGGGATGTGGGCAGTTTCTGGGAAGGTAATCTGTGGCTCAAGCAAAGCGACGGCCAGCGCTGTGCGGTCTGGTTGTCATGGGTCGCGCTGCGTGATGGCTATGGCCGTTTGGTCCAAAGCATTGGCTTTATGCGCGACATGACCATGCAGCGCAGTGCTCAACAGCAGATTGAGCAACTGGCCTATAACGATGCGCTGACGGGTTTGCCCAATCGCTTGAGTCTGAGCCGCCATGTGCAGACGGCCATTACGGCAGCGCGCTTTACCCAGCAGCCTTTCAGCATTCTGTTTCTTGATCTGGATCGTTTTAAGATCATCAATGACTCTCTTGGTCATGATTTTGGCGACCGGGTTCTTCAGCAAGTTGCCCAGAAACTCAGTGGACTGCTACGCCCCGCAGATGTGCTGTGCCGCCAGGGCGGCGATGAGTTTGTGCTTTATTTGCACGACTGTACGGGTGAGGGCGCATCGGCAGTGGCCGGGCGCATTCTGGAAGAAATGCGCCAGCCCTTCATGCTCGACGGCCTTGGCTTTACGGTGCAGTGCAGTATCGGCGCGGCGCAGTTTCCTGCAGATGGATTGACGCTGGATGAGCTGATTCGCCAGGCTGACATTGCCATGTATCGCGTCAAAGAACGTGGTCGCGGCAACTTCAGTTTTTATCAGCCGCAGATGAGTGCTGGCTTGTTGTCGCGCATGAGGCTGGAGCATGCCATGCGTCAAGCCCTGGACAAGGGCCATATGGCGGTGCATTTTCAGCCGCAGGTGCATATTCGCTCGGGGCGCATTGTTGCCGCTGAGGCATTGCTGCGCTGGACAGATCCAGAGCTGGGAGTGATTTCTCCGGGGGCCTTTATTCCTCTGGCCGAAGAGTCCGGCTATGTGGTGGCATTGGATGCCTGGGTGCTAGAGCAATCGGTGCGCGAGGCTGCGCACTGGCTGGCTATGGGCTCGCCAGTCAGAGTTTCTGTCAATGTCTCGGCGCTGGAGTTCAGACAGCCAGATTTTGTTGATCGCTTGACCCAAGTGCTTGAGAGCAGCGCTTTGCCAGCGCAGTGGCTGGAGCTGGAACTGACCGAAAGCATCTTGCTGCAAGATGCGCATGAAATGGCATTGCGCGTGCACCAGATTGCGCAACTGGGTGTAGGGCTGGTTATCGACGATTTCGGTACAGGTTATTCCAGCCTGGCTTATCTGAAGAAACTGCCCATTTCCAAGATCAAGATTGACCAGAGCTTTGTACGTGGCCTGCCGCACGATGCGGGGGATAAGGCCATCGTCGGCGCCATCATCAGCATGGGCCGGGCGCTGGGTGTTGAGCTGGTGGCAGAGGGCGTGGAAACACAGGCGCAGTGCGAAGCGATTGCGCAATTGCAGGGCGACTACTTTCAAGGTTATCTGTGCTCGCCAGCCGTGCCTGCTGAGCAGTTCAGGCTGCGACTGACCCTAGGTGTGGCTGAAGAAAGTCCTGACGCCGTTTCTTTCCTTCCAGATAACGATGGGTGTAGTCTTCAGACGCCAGGCCTGCAGTAG
- a CDS encoding cell division protein ZapA: MKQIDVQIMQQSYVLTCPDGQEERVQEAARRVDDAMTRIRDSGKVRSRDRVAVLAALNMAFDVLDRDAQQAHMVNVHAEMQSLAQEQAPPPEVSEAAQAELERQQTLAEQLVLKLDQALESDTRLL; the protein is encoded by the coding sequence ATGAAGCAGATCGATGTGCAAATCATGCAGCAAAGCTACGTGCTGACCTGCCCCGATGGTCAAGAAGAACGCGTACAAGAGGCCGCTCGTCGAGTCGACGATGCCATGACCCGCATTCGCGACAGCGGCAAGGTTCGCTCCCGCGATCGCGTGGCGGTCTTAGCCGCTCTGAACATGGCTTTTGACGTACTGGACCGCGATGCCCAACAGGCTCACATGGTAAATGTGCATGCTGAAATGCAGTCTCTGGCGCAAGAGCAAGCCCCCCCGCCTGAAGTCAGCGAAGCCGCTCAGGCCGAGTTGGAGCGCCAGCAGACGCTTGCAGAGCAACTGGTGCTGAAGCTTGATCAGGCACTTGAGAGCGACACCAGACTACTTTGA
- a CDS encoding helix-turn-helix transcriptional regulator yields the protein MPKSDYVTFDFYNCVSSGQGALTGFAVPGGSGVAVAPSRGIALGIETELISNLIAALYEAASAPESWKAFLELLRSSACGNYASLIVRDPHGDNVGWVISASGGRVDVISHDPYAHWSPFLGVAKDKVLTLQDVMTESEWKACRYYTDWCKDIDIEHILAVDVVTDNGCAYGLRITRSKKAGVFEAGELDLVRMLVPHFKRVLNMQLNLHRDRQVISLYGRATAQLMMGVVILDQTGRMIEANPAATSILNVGDGIRVNNGSLEAVYANDNRKLQRLIRDALLSPKLSRVSMTEGMSITRQSGQLNWGVVVQSVSPDEWTEGKQRPSVAVFLRDTTGKAEPPAKLTQQLFHLTPAETAVATHLSNGMSLEEAAEALGIKPNTARAHLRSIFSKTGVRRQTELVRLFLNSVAWLGNH from the coding sequence ATGCCCAAGAGCGATTACGTCACATTCGATTTCTATAACTGCGTTTCTTCTGGCCAAGGGGCGCTCACAGGCTTTGCCGTGCCGGGTGGTTCTGGCGTGGCTGTAGCTCCTTCGCGGGGTATAGCCCTTGGTATTGAGACTGAATTAATCAGCAATCTGATTGCCGCGCTGTACGAGGCGGCGTCAGCGCCAGAGAGCTGGAAAGCCTTTCTTGAGCTGTTGCGCTCCAGTGCGTGCGGCAACTATGCCTCGCTTATCGTTCGCGATCCTCATGGTGACAATGTGGGCTGGGTGATCTCCGCTTCAGGCGGGCGCGTGGATGTGATTTCTCACGACCCGTACGCACACTGGAGCCCATTTCTAGGGGTGGCTAAAGACAAAGTGCTCACCTTGCAAGATGTCATGACGGAGTCTGAGTGGAAAGCTTGCCGTTACTACACCGACTGGTGCAAAGACATTGATATTGAGCACATTCTTGCGGTTGATGTGGTGACTGACAATGGCTGTGCCTATGGTCTGCGCATTACGCGATCAAAGAAGGCCGGGGTTTTTGAGGCTGGTGAGCTGGACTTGGTGCGCATGCTGGTGCCGCACTTCAAACGCGTGCTGAATATGCAGTTGAACTTGCATAGAGATCGCCAAGTCATCTCGCTTTATGGACGTGCCACGGCTCAGTTGATGATGGGGGTTGTCATCCTTGATCAGACTGGGCGAATGATTGAAGCCAATCCTGCAGCAACTTCCATTCTGAATGTGGGTGATGGCATTCGCGTCAATAACGGTTCGCTAGAGGCCGTGTATGCCAATGACAATCGCAAGCTCCAGCGTTTGATTCGGGATGCTTTGCTTTCCCCGAAGTTGTCGAGAGTTTCCATGACCGAAGGCATGTCTATCACCCGTCAGTCGGGTCAGCTGAACTGGGGTGTGGTGGTGCAAAGCGTTTCACCGGATGAGTGGACTGAAGGAAAGCAGCGCCCCAGCGTGGCGGTCTTTTTGCGCGATACAACTGGCAAGGCTGAGCCACCCGCCAAACTGACGCAGCAGCTCTTTCATCTGACCCCCGCAGAAACCGCCGTCGCCACGCATCTGAGTAATGGCATGTCGCTGGAAGAGGCTGCAGAAGCGCTTGGCATCAAGCCCAACACGGCGCGTGCCCATCTGCGCTCTATTTTTTCCAAAACGGGCGTGCGCAGGCAGACCGAGCTGGTTCGACTCTTTCTCAATAGCGTGGCCTGGCTGGGCAATCATTGA
- a CDS encoding DUF904 domain-containing protein has protein sequence MTTQPSLDLIAERVERLLVRHEELQRTNTLLTDQVSALTQERDLLRLRLQAARARVDALIERLPANQGE, from the coding sequence ATGACCACCCAGCCTTCTCTTGATCTCATTGCCGAGCGTGTAGAGCGTCTGCTGGTGCGCCACGAGGAACTGCAGCGCACCAACACTCTGCTCACCGATCAGGTCTCCGCTCTTACGCAAGAGCGCGATTTGCTGCGTCTGCGCCTGCAGGCAGCACGCGCACGCGTCGATGCCCTGATCGAACGCCTGCCCGCCAACCAGGGAGAGTGA